CGAAACTCCGGCACGGCTCCGCGAAACAAGGGCGGCACTGAACCCTTAGAGACTCCGTTCTGGCATACGTGAAGTCAGTACCGCACTGACTGTGAGTAATCCCCGTTGAGAACGGTTCCGCGTACAATAACACTCTGGATGAGAGAGTGCCTCGCCTGGTGAGGAAAGTAGCGGAGCAGATGCTGAATGAATTCCAGGATTCCCCCATTTTCCGGGGCCGACGATTCGCCACCCATACCCGAGATCATCGGCTCTTCCCCTGCCATGCGGGAAGTCTACCGGCTTGTTCGACGGGTGGCGAATTCTGATGCCTCCGTACTCATTTTGGGCGAGACGGGGACAGGAAAGGAACTCATCGCCAAGGCCATCCACCAACTCAGCCCTCGCCGTGGCGGGCCTTACATTCGGGTGAATTGCGGAGCCCTCCCGGAAGGGCTTCTGGAAAGCGAACTCTTCGGTCACGTGCGAGGGGCTTTTACGGGGGCTGTGGAGAACCGGACGGGAAGGTTCGAAGCCGCCCACACCGGCACGATCTTCCTGGATGAAATCGACTCGACCACTCCCAAGCTCCAGGTGAAGCTTTTGCGCGTACTGCAACAGCACGAATTTGAACGGGTCGGCGATACCCGGACCATTCAGGTCGATGTTCGTGTTATCGCCGCAAGCAACCGCGATCTTCTGGAAGAGGTTGAGGCAGGGAGGTTTCGCGAGGACCTTTACTATCGGCTCAACGTGGTGACGGTCTATCTTCCACCCCTGCGTGAAAGGCGGGAAGATATCCCGGAACTGGTGGGACATTTTCTGCGATTGTACAACGAAAAAAACCGGCGACATGTGCCCTTTGTTCATCCGGACGCGATGCGGGCACTCCAGGCGTATGATTGGCCGGGCAATGTCCGCGAACTTCAGAATTACATCGAACGCGCTGTGATTCTCGCACCGGGGGATGAGATCACCTGCGACCTTTTACCGGACGCCGTTGTCGGAAGGCAAGCCCCTCGGCTGGGATACCGTCGCCGGAATCTGGACCGTATGATCAGGGATTTGGTGTCCACCGCCCTGTCGCAGTTTTTCCCGGGCAAGGGAAACCTCTATGAAGAGATCGTAGGGCGGGTCGAGCGCGAGCTGATCTTCCAGGTCATGGATCGGTGTCATCATGTTCAGATCAAAGCGGCAGCACAACTCGGGCTGAATCGCAATACCCTGCGCAAGAAGCTAAAAGAGTGGGGGATGGAACTGGATTCCGGGGATCATGAGGAGGTGCCGGACACGCAAGAGAAATCGTCGGCGCCCGTCGGCGATGTTTGATAAACCTTAAAACTCCGGTTTCTCCCGCCAGTCTCCTGGGCGCAGGCGTCAACAGATTGAATCGGACAACCCTTCCTCCACAGCATCCTGTCGGGAAATCACACAAACCATGATGGAAGTTTTGCTCTTATGCATGGCGCTGGCCTACGCGGTGGTCATTGGGGCAGAGTGGCTCCGACTCCGCGGAGTGCGGATTCAACCGGGCCTGGCCATGGGACTTCTCGTGGCGGGGTTGCTGGTGCATACCGTCTGGCTGGCTTACCGGGGAGTGATGTTTTTCGAGCAATCACAATCGGGAGGCACGCCGCTGTCCGTACGGCAGGACTGGTATTACGGTATTGCGTGGGGATTGGCGGTGGTGTGCGTCATTTGGATGAAACTTCGTCCGAAAACGCCATTCGCCCTGTTCTTGCTTCCTCCGGCGTTGGTGCTGATCGTGGTGGGGTATTTCTGGGGTGATCCGCTGCCGTTTGCCCGCCATGCCGCTTCCCGGGTGTGGGGGTTCATTCACGGGGCGTCGCTGCTTCTGGCCATCCTTGCTGTTTCGGTGGCCTTTGTGGCCGGGTTGATGTACCTCGGCCAGGTGCGGCGGCTGAAGTCCCGGCCGTTGCGGACGAGTCGATGGACACTCCCCAGTTTGGAATGGTCTCAAAAAGCCAACACACATGCTTTGGGATTGGCGCTGGCGATGCTCGCCGTGGGGATTTTCTCGGGAGCTTTTCTCAACGCGATCGAAGGTAGCAGACCGCAGGAGCGCCTCCCCTGGAGTGATCCCGTCGTGGTGGCGACCTCGGTGTTGTTTTTATGGCTGGGGACCTCACTGGTGGTGGGGCTGGTCTATCCACCGCTGCGCGAGGGACGTCGGGTGGTGTTTTTGACCGTGGTGAGCTTCCTCTTCATGCTGGTGGTGCTCATCCTCGCCGTCATGGGGATGACGCAGCACGGACGCCCCCGCGGGACCGCGCTGCATGCGACCCCAGGTGGTGAAAGACCGGTCGAAGTACGAGGTGC
This is a stretch of genomic DNA from Thermogutta terrifontis. It encodes these proteins:
- a CDS encoding sigma-54 interaction domain-containing protein; this encodes MREVYRLVRRVANSDASVLILGETGTGKELIAKAIHQLSPRRGGPYIRVNCGALPEGLLESELFGHVRGAFTGAVENRTGRFEAAHTGTIFLDEIDSTTPKLQVKLLRVLQQHEFERVGDTRTIQVDVRVIAASNRDLLEEVEAGRFREDLYYRLNVVTVYLPPLRERREDIPELVGHFLRLYNEKNRRHVPFVHPDAMRALQAYDWPGNVRELQNYIERAVILAPGDEITCDLLPDAVVGRQAPRLGYRRRNLDRMIRDLVSTALSQFFPGKGNLYEEIVGRVERELIFQVMDRCHHVQIKAAAQLGLNRNTLRKKLKEWGMELDSGDHEEVPDTQEKSSAPVGDV